The following DNA comes from Peribacillus sp. FSL E2-0218.
GAAGAAATAAAGCATTGCCGGGACTCTTTGGTCATCAAAACAAGTCTTGTCCTCCCTCCCGATACAAATAATATTGGTACGATGTTCGGAGGCAAGCTAATGGCATATATTGATGATGTAGCGGCCATATCCGCCATGCGTCATGCCAGGAGCAACGTAGTTACCGCCTCTACCGATTCGGTTGATTTCCTTCACCCTATCCACGAAGGAAATGCCGTTTGTCTGGAAAGCTTCGTGACCTATACGGGCAGAACATCGATGGAAATCATCGTAAAAGTGATTGCTGAGGATTTAGTTACAGGAGATCGCAATTTATGTGTCATTTCCTTTTTGACCTTTGTCGCCATTAATGAACAAGGTAAACCTATACCGGTTCCCCATTTGGTTCCGGAAACCGAAATGGAAATCAATTTAAATGAATCGGCAAAACAACGGGCTCAAATAAGGAAAAAAAGAAGAGAAGATACACAGTTCATTGCAAGCACTTTTGGTGTCAAGCTGCCATGGAGCGAACAATCGAATCCAGGATTATATAAAGATGAAACTAATCATTAAGTGATTGGGCCATTGGCAGACAAAAGGTTTCAGAAAGGTATCCCTTTCCGAAGCCTTTTTTTGGTTATTGGACTTCGCTTTTGTTCAGAGGTGTGCATAAGCAAAGCTCGTCCCTGGAAAAGCTGATGCCTGCAAGGGAGACAAACGGGCAAAAGGTACACACCCATAAAAAGAGACGATCGACAAACTCGATTTTCACCTAGTTTTTCAATCGTGTTTGCCAAATCAAACAGAGATTGGGTCTTTTTAACATGGAGTTAAAAGGTATCCAATTCGGAGACTGAACGTCAAAAGACGCTTGGCTGCCTTCCAAGCGTCCTTTTGATCGGAACTAGTCATCACTTGCCAAAATACCAAAAAAGCGTAAGATGTTTATGAAAAGGTTAATGAAATCAAGATAGAGATTCAAGGCCATGAGCGGAACTTCCTCGGCCGTTACACCGTAATGCTTCATTCGATTGAAATCGTAAAGGATATACCCGCTGAAAACCAAAATCCCGATAAATGAAAAGACCAACATGGCTGTAGAGCTTAAAGGAAAGAAAATGTTGAAGATACCGATCACCACTAAAGCAAGCAAAGCGGCAAAGAGCATTCCTCCCAGGAAAGAAAGGTCCCTTTTGGTGGTCGTAGCATAAATGGCTAAACCTCCAAATACGACTGTCGTCGTTACACCGGCTAAAATCACTACATTAGCACCGGCAGCGGCCAAGTAATGAGCGATGATCGGATAGGTGGTAATCCCGGAAATCAACGTGAAGCTATACAGAAATGTGTATCCGATCGCTTTTTTCCTCCGCATGATGAAAGCCCCAATCAACATGGCAATCTCGAGGATCGCTAACGGGATGAACAAGGCCGGAGGAACAAAAGTGCCTATGGCCATCCCCAATACTGAAATGGCCAGTGATAATGCGAAGGTCCGCATCACGGATGGCATATAGGTTTGTACAGTTTGTGAATACATGTTTTCACCTCATCATTATTCTTCTACCGATACTTACGAATGGGTTTTAAAAAGGTTTCATTGTCCATAGGGAAATTTAGGTGTTTTTTTAAAGCTTCTGAAATATATATGAAAGAAACCTAATTTTATGAGCATCCTACCTTTATCCTAATTTTTCTGAAATATTAAAATATTCATCTGATTTATTTACTGATACCCTTTCGTCCAATAATATCAAACAATTCCAATATTTATCGTTTTTGTTATATTAAAATAATGAAGTAGGGAATGGTTAGTCCAAGCTTTTTAACCAGCTTCATGACTTTACTGTGTAACAGCTATAAAGGAAAAGATTTTTTATACCAGAAAATTATTCCTAAAGTTATAAAAAGAGAAAAAATTGTCATTATTTTGTATAAAAACTATTGTGTAAATGTAAAAAATTGATTAAAATCTTAACTAATTATCAGAAGATTAATTATTTTCCCGATAAAATAGTTTAGGGGGAGCAAGGATGAATAAAGCTATTTTGGAAATAGAGAATCTGACAACTTCATTTCGAATCGGAAGTACATATCATGCTGCTGTGGATGATGTTTCGTTTACGGTAAATGAAAACGAAATTGTAGCCGTGGTTGGAGAATCAGGTTGTGGAAAAAGTGCTTTGGCCTTATCCATTATGCAACTACATAATAAACAAAGGACTAAATCAGAAGGAACCATACATTATAACGGGCAAAACCTGCTGAAGTTGAATGATACACAAATGAATAAAGTCCGCGGAAAGGAATTGGGGATGATCTTCCAGGAACCTTTAACGGCCTTGAATCCGCTCATGACGATCGGAAAACAAATCGAGGAAAACCTTGATTACCATACCAAACTTTCCAAGGATGAAAAAAAGAAAAGGACAATCGAGCTTCTGACTCAAGTGGGAATTCCTTACCCTGAACGTACGTACAAGCAATTTCCGCATGAGCTATCGGGCGGAATGCGGCAAAGGGCGATGATCTCGATTGCCATTGCCTGCAACCCTGCACTGGTCATTGCCGATGAACCCACGACCGCCCTGGATGTCACGATTCAAGCGCAAATACTAGATTTGCTGAAGGATATCCAAAGCAGGACAAGGATGGGAATCATCTTGATTACACACGACTTGAGCGTCGTGGCAGAGGTTGCGGACAGGATCGTTGTCATGTATGCGGGTCAGGTAGTGGAGACGGGGAGCGTCAAGGAAATATTCAACAATCCGCTTCATCCGTATACGAGGTCTTTATTGAATTCGATTCCTTCGGCGTCACATGAGAAAAACCGTTTGCATGTTATTGAGGGAATCGTTCCATCCATCGCGAAAATGGATAGGATTGGATGCCGTTTCCAAGACAGGATTCCATGGATTCCAAGGCATGCACATGAAGAGAGGCCTCAGCTTCACGAAGTGGCCAAGGGCCATTTTGTACGGTGTACCTGCTATAAAGAATTTTATTTCCAAGCAAAAGGAGATGAATCGACCCATGACATTACTCAAAGTAGATAACTTGAAAGTGCATTTTCCGATTAGGGGAGGTTTTTTTCGAAGGGTGGTCGATCATGTAAAGGCAGTGGACGGCGTTTCCTTTGAATTGCAGCAAGGAGAAACATATGGATTGGTCGGGGAATCGGGCAGCGGCAAATCGACGACAGGTAAGGCAGTTGTCAAGCTGAATGATGTGACATCGGGACAAATCCTGTTTGAAGGCAGGGATTTAGCGGGCCTAAGTAGAAAAGAGATTAAACCATTCCGAAAAGATATCCAAATGATCTTCCAAGACCCGTATTCTTCATTGAATCCGAAGAAGCGGGTGCTGGACATCATTGCCGAACCGCTGAGGAATTTCGAACGGCTATCACCGGCGGAGGAAAAGAAGATCGTTCAGGACTTCCTGGACAAGGTAGGACTCAGTCCGGAATCGATCCATAAATATCCCCATGAATTTTCAGGGGGACAGCGCCAGCGGATCGGGATTGCCCGTTCATTGACATTGAAGCCAAAGTTGATCATAGCGGATGAGCCGGTTTCGGCCTTGGATGTTTCCGTACAGGCACAGGTATTGAATTTTCTTCAGGACCTTCAGCAGGAATTCAATTTGACTTATTTATTCGTCGGCCACGATTTAGGTGTCATCCGGCATATGTGTGACCGGATGGGTGTCATGTATCGCGGTAGATTGGTTGAGGAAGGCAAAAGCGATGAAATCTATGAAAATCCCCAACATATATATACGAAACGGCTGATTGCCGCCATTCCGGATTTAGAGCCGGAAGTTCGCGGGGAAAAGGTGAAGCTCAGAAAGAAGCTTACGGCGGAATACGAGTCTTCCTATTCAACATTTTTCGATGAAAATGGCCGGGCCTATGATTTGAAGCCAATCTCATCGACCCATAGAGTTGCATTACAATAAGGAGGTGGAAGGAATATGTGGAAGTTTATCCTCAGACGTTTTTTAGTTATGATCCCGCAGCTCTTTTTATTGAGCCTCATCGTTTTCATGATGGCAAAAGCCATGCCGGGAGATGCCCTGTCGGGGCAAGAACTCAACCCTAAGGCCAATCCTGCCGAGCTTGAAAGAGTAAGGGAAGAGCTGGGCTTGAATGATCCTTGGTACCAACAATATGGAAGGTGGGTATCGAATGCTGTACAGGGGGACTTCGGTATTTCCTATACACATAAAACACCTGTTATCGATGTTATCGAGGACAGACTGTGGAACACGGTGTTCCTGGCGCTGGTCACGCTGATCTTTACATATATGCTGGCAATTCCGTTAGGCATACTGAGCGGCAGGTACAACGATACCTGGATCGACAAATCCGTGACGGGCTATAGTTATTTGGGCTTTGGCACACCGATTTTCATCTTTGCCTTGATCATGTTGTTCATTTTCGGTTTTGCCCTGGATTGGTTCCCGTCTGGAGGCAGTGTCGATTCCAAGGTGGATGAAGGGACATTCGCTTATGTGGTAAGTAAGATCAATCATTTGATTTTACCGGCGTTAAGTACGGCTTTAATTGCCACGACAAGCACGATCCAATATTTACGAAATGAAATCATCGACAATAAAATCAAGGATTTCGTCAGGACGGCCCGTTCTAAGGGAGTGCCTGAATCAAACGTATATTCCCGTCATATCCTTAGAAATTCGTTTTTGCCGATCGCGGCATTTTTAGGGTAC
Coding sequences within:
- a CDS encoding acyl-CoA thioesterase gives rise to the protein MEEIKHCRDSLVIKTSLVLPPDTNNIGTMFGGKLMAYIDDVAAISAMRHARSNVVTASTDSVDFLHPIHEGNAVCLESFVTYTGRTSMEIIVKVIAEDLVTGDRNLCVISFLTFVAINEQGKPIPVPHLVPETEMEINLNESAKQRAQIRKKRREDTQFIASTFGVKLPWSEQSNPGLYKDETNH
- a CDS encoding Bax inhibitor-1/YccA family protein translates to MYSQTVQTYMPSVMRTFALSLAISVLGMAIGTFVPPALFIPLAILEIAMLIGAFIMRRKKAIGYTFLYSFTLISGITTYPIIAHYLAAAGANVVILAGVTTTVVFGGLAIYATTTKRDLSFLGGMLFAALLALVVIGIFNIFFPLSSTAMLVFSFIGILVFSGYILYDFNRMKHYGVTAEEVPLMALNLYLDFINLFINILRFFGILASDD
- a CDS encoding ABC transporter ATP-binding protein, yielding MNKAILEIENLTTSFRIGSTYHAAVDDVSFTVNENEIVAVVGESGCGKSALALSIMQLHNKQRTKSEGTIHYNGQNLLKLNDTQMNKVRGKELGMIFQEPLTALNPLMTIGKQIEENLDYHTKLSKDEKKKRTIELLTQVGIPYPERTYKQFPHELSGGMRQRAMISIAIACNPALVIADEPTTALDVTIQAQILDLLKDIQSRTRMGIILITHDLSVVAEVADRIVVMYAGQVVETGSVKEIFNNPLHPYTRSLLNSIPSASHEKNRLHVIEGIVPSIAKMDRIGCRFQDRIPWIPRHAHEERPQLHEVAKGHFVRCTCYKEFYFQAKGDESTHDITQSR
- a CDS encoding ATP-binding cassette domain-containing protein, translating into MTLLKVDNLKVHFPIRGGFFRRVVDHVKAVDGVSFELQQGETYGLVGESGSGKSTTGKAVVKLNDVTSGQILFEGRDLAGLSRKEIKPFRKDIQMIFQDPYSSLNPKKRVLDIIAEPLRNFERLSPAEEKKIVQDFLDKVGLSPESIHKYPHEFSGGQRQRIGIARSLTLKPKLIIADEPVSALDVSVQAQVLNFLQDLQQEFNLTYLFVGHDLGVIRHMCDRMGVMYRGRLVEEGKSDEIYENPQHIYTKRLIAAIPDLEPEVRGEKVKLRKKLTAEYESSYSTFFDENGRAYDLKPISSTHRVALQ
- the opp4B gene encoding oligopeptide ABC transporter permease encodes the protein MWKFILRRFLVMIPQLFLLSLIVFMMAKAMPGDALSGQELNPKANPAELERVREELGLNDPWYQQYGRWVSNAVQGDFGISYTHKTPVIDVIEDRLWNTVFLALVTLIFTYMLAIPLGILSGRYNDTWIDKSVTGYSYLGFGTPIFIFALIMLFIFGFALDWFPSGGSVDSKVDEGTFAYVVSKINHLILPALSTALIATTSTIQYLRNEIIDNKIKDFVRTARSKGVPESNVYSRHILRNSFLPIAAFLGYEITGLIGGSVIIETIFSYPGLGQLFLSSVSLRDFSVVTAIVMMTGFATLLGTLLSDIILSAVDPRIRIE